The following nucleotide sequence is from Bos taurus isolate L1 Dominette 01449 registration number 42190680 breed Hereford chromosome 3, ARS-UCD2.0, whole genome shotgun sequence.
GTATAGATGTATGAGCTACAAAGACGACCTTATTCATGAGACTTATGAGTCTGAAAAACATTTAATGTTTCAATCAAATAAAGCCAACCACATAATCAATCTGGTACTTATTTTGTAGTCACACATTTATTCCTATCCCATGCTGTAATTAAGCATCAACCATCAGCTGCCCAATCAAAGACTGAAGTTCAAATGATTTTCCTAAAATCAAACCAAACATTTTCAAGGTCAGCTTCAGCAATGGCTAATCCAGCGAAGGAAAAGATCATTTGGCCCTCCAGACTTCCAAGCTGCACACCCGTGATGAGATGGGCTACTGCCCTTCTTGAAATGAAGGCCTTTTGTTGGGAAGTGTGTGTGAGTAGACACTTGGTTGGTTCCTAGCCCAGTACCTAGCCCCTCCCTCCCTGGTCATAGCACACTTTCTCTTCCTGACACTACCTGAACTTATTTCAGATATCCCCTCCTCCACATATCCATGTGATTCAGGGGACTCTAACCCCTGCCTCTCTGGCTCCAGCAAGTGGACCCTGATTACCCTCATTAAGCTAATCTGATCACAGTTGTCTCATTCCCCTGGCTAAACCACTGTGTTAGGGATAGACCCAAGACATGAAACACGAGACATTTGCTTGGGGCTTCTGGGAAATGTAGCTGAGTTCTAAACAGAGACACCCTAGAGATGGCTCCCTCTGCCTCTGGACATTGTTTTATCCAAAGCTAATGCTTGTTACAGTCATAGTCATTTTCCAGTTCTGAGGATAGCAAAATGGAGGAAAGAAAGCCTAGATCCTGATGACAGTATGCTCCTagaacctgtttttttttttttttttcctgttaaacaATGATTTTATTACTTTAGTACAATACACAAATTTATGCAACCAGGGCAGAGGCTGTGGATGACTCGTATTTCCAATTGGGGGGTAGGACTCATTTGTTCTTGTAGTATTGAGCCAACTGGTGAATATGGCTCTCAATCAGAATCAGACGTAATTTAGCATCTTTATCCTTTCTGTTCCTCTCAAGATGCTTTCGGATAGCAATAGCTTTCTTAATTAAATGATAGAGATCCTCAGGGAGATCAGGAGCAAGTCTTTTGGACTTAAGAATTCTCAGGATTCTGTTGCCTGTCACAAAATGTACTTGCACAACACCATGAGAGTCTCTCAGGATCACACGGATCTGTGAAGGAGTCAGGCCCTTCTTGGCCAGTTTGTAGATCTGCTCCTTCACGTTGTCAGAAGTGAGCTTCAGCCAGGTGGGGACGCTGCGGCGATAGGCCAGAGCCGACTGGGACAGGCCCTTCCCGGGAGCGCGCATGCGCCCCATGATGGTGGCGGTGTGGTAGCAAAAGGCTAGAGCTTGTTTTTTTACTCTCTCTGCTCCATCAATTGTGTAAAATAATAAACCTCATGATTGAAGGCGTTTGAGTTAAACTTCTCCCATATTTGAATCCCTAAGGATTCTAAGCCCCACCATGCATGCTTACACTTGTGCAGGCTTGTTTCAGCGTAAACCAGACTGCTTTCAGGGAAGGGTGCTAGCTCCACTGTAAGTCAGGATGAAACAGAAATTCAATATCTGCCCCAAACCTAAAACATGACAAACCTGTCAGCTTGCTGcccaaagtgtggtccctggactaGCAGCGTCAGCCTAACCTAtgagcttattagaaatgcagaatgtCCACTCATCTGTGTTGGACATTCAGCTTGTTTCCATGCCCATGCTActgtaaacagtactgcaatgaacattgggacaCATGTGccattttgaattatgatttccTCCAGGaatatgcccaggagtgtgattgctaggtcatacggtagttctattttcagttttttaaagaacctccatactgctctctacagtggctgtatcaatttacattcccaccaacagggcaaaagggttcccttttcgccacaccctctccagcatttattgcttgtagattttggggggatggccattctgactggtgtgaggtgatacctcattgtagttttgattggaatttctctaataattagtgatgttgagaagAGAACCTGCCGTATAATAcgaggagctcagcttggtgttctgtgatgacctagaggggtgagatgtgggcgggaggtccaagagggaggggataaatgcacatatagctgattcacttcattgtagaGCAGAAacaaacataacattgtaaaacaattataatcCAATTAAGAAATagtgaaatgaaatataaaaaaaaaaaaatgtagaatgtCAAACCCCACCGCTTTCCCACTACCTGACCTGCTCCATCACATCACACATTTGAACAAGATTGGTTGGTGTTTCCAGCACATGGTAAATTTGAAGCATTATCCTAGAATCTTTAAATCCTGGaataaaaggggaagaaaaaggcCCAGCAATATGGTTCCTCGGGGGATCTCTTGGGAAACTTTTAAGACTCAGTCTTCTCCCCCTTTTCCTTGTCTCTCGTGGGAGGGAAGGGCCTCGAAATTGTGTACTTTGTTATCCTTCTCCAAGTCCCTTTCTctaatgatttttctcttttactctttGAAATCAAATTACAATACCTGCATGGCAGGATTCTAGTGCCATTCCTCTGCGGCCAGGTAGCAAGGAATGCCTTTCCCAGGTATGATGGCTGCTAGAGAAGGCTTTCATTCAACAAAGGGCACCACACCTCACAAACTCAGCCATTACTTGTGCATTCAGCTCGGGGCAAGAAAAGCCAAATTGGAAAGACTAGTTATTCTACAGCTGCTAATCTAGCCCACTAGTAACTGTAATAACCTGGTACACTGCAATGACCTGCAATCTGGTCATTGCACATGACCTGGTACCTGATTTGTGGGGCCTGGTGCAACATGAAAATTAAGAATTCTAAGCAAGTAAGAGCAAGGCACTGAGCCAAGTGCAGAGCCCTTCTAAGCCTTATGCAACAGGATAGGTTACACAGACACAAAGCCAGGCCTACACTCaggaaaaaatgggcagaagagaaTATGAATCCAGTTGTCTGGATTTACTTTCAGAAAAGCTTTTGCAAAAAAGAGAAACTGTCATTGGAAGAGGTCTAAGATTGCCTTATGGTGAATAAGACTCCATGATAAAAGCATTCATACCAAATATCatctatttatttcttcattcaaaCTCACCAAAAACAAGGCACGTTGCTAGTTTCTtggatacaaattttaaaaaagacattctCCACCTTCATGGTGCTCACACTCCAGTTGGCAAACTAACATGAAAATAGACCTATAATCTGAGGCCATGGAAGAATCCCAAAATGTTAAGTACTTGAAACTGAATCACCAACCCATAAAATCTAAGTGTGTTCTGTAAATTAGTAACGAAATTAGTGAAGTTACCCTTCTAAAAAAAGTTACTTTTCCTTGTTGCAAACTTCTCAAAGGAAGCCAATAAGTAGGCTGATTTAGTGGTCTACAAGTTGACTTTCTGAGGAACAAGGTACATCATTTTGCCTATGTAGAAATTTTGTCCAGTGTGCACCTACTTATTCTTCACCTTCATGAGATATGGCCCCCACTATTCCTTTCTTCATTATATCCTCTCAAAACATTTATACCAATCTCATTGCCAGAGATGGGCAGACCAAATAAACTGATCCATTTTCCTGATATTTTTGGAGACTGCTTGGCAAGGAGAGAATGGAAGAAATTCCATTTAATGTCAGGCTTtatgttaaaaagagaaaaaaagaggcagtttgttttcagttcagttcagtcgctcactttgCGCTCACTTTGTGCTCacttttgtccgactctttgcgaccccatgaattgcagcacgccaggcctccctgtccatcaccaactcccggagttcacccaaactcatgtccatcgagtcggtgatgccatccagccatctcatcctctgtcgtccccttctcctcctgcccccaatccctcccagcatcagagtcttttccaatgagtcaactcttctcatgaggtggccaaagtattggagtttcagctttggcatcattccttccaaagaaatcccagggctgatcaccttcagaatggactggttggatctccttgcagtctaagggactctcaagagtcttctccaacaccacagttcaaaagcatcaattcttcagcgctcagctttcttcacagtccaactttcacatccatacatgaccactggaaaaaccatagccttgactagacagacctttgttggcaaagtaatgtctctgcttttgaatatgctatctaggttggtcataactttccttccaaggagtaagcatcttttaatttcatggctgtagtcaccatctgcagtgattttggagcccccccaaataaagtctgtcactgtttccactgtttccccatctatttgccatgaagtgatgggaccagatgccatgatcttcgttttctgaatgttgagctttaagccaactttttcactctcttctttcactttcatcaagaggctttttagttcctcttcactttctgccataagggtagtgtcttctgcatatctgaggttattgatatttttcctggcaatcttgattccagcttgtgcttcttccagcccagcgtttctcatgatgtactctgcatatacgttaaagaagcagggtgacaatatacagccttgacgtactccttttcctatttggaaccagtctgttgttccatgtccagttctaactgttgcttcctgacctgcatgtaggtttctcaagaggcaggtcaggtggtctggtattcccatctctttcagaattttccacagtttattgtgatccacacagtcaaaggctttggcatagtcaataaagcagaaacatgtttttctgaaactctcttgctttttcaatgatccagcggatgttggcaatttgatctctggttcctctgccttttctaaaaccagcttgaacatctggaagttcacagttcacatattgctgaagcctggcttggagaattttgagtattactttactagcatgtgagatgagtgcaattgtgtggtagtttgagcattctttggcattgcctttctttgggattggaatgaaaactgaccttttccagtcctgtggccactgctgagttttccaaatttgctggcatattgagtgcagcactttcacagcatcatcttttaggatttgaaatagctcaactggaattccatcacctccactagctttgttcatagtaatgctttctaaggcccacttgacttcacattccaggatgtctggctctaggtcagtgatcataccattgtgattatcttggtcgtgaagatcttttttgtacagttcttctgtgtattcttgccacctcttcttagtatcttctgcttctgttaggtccataccatttctgtcctttatcgagcccatctttgcatgaaatgttcccttggtatctctaattttcttgacgagatctctagtctttcccattctgttgttttcctctatttctttgcactgatagctgaggaaggctttcttatctctccttgctattctttgtaactctgcattcagatgcttatatctttccttttctcctttgcttttgttttagacCTTCCAAATCCCAATGCTGGGCAATTTTCTCATCTTCAAACACCAAAGCCAGTTAACCTTTTGTGGAGGATTCTGATGCAAGCTGCGTCTGGCCAGGGCAGTTGATGAATGAGCAATGTTGGCTATGAGTGTGAAGTGGGAAAGCTCTAAAAGCCTTATGCGACAACCATTTGTACAAAAGCCTGAAGTTATTTCACTTCAGGTGTAGTGTTCAGATGTAGAGTTTATCCTTAACATTTGGATGAGAATCCCCAAATTATAATTACTACTCCAGAGACTAACAGAGCATGTGAGATGTGGATGTTGGATTCACAGCTAggtatacagtaagtcccctacatgcaAACCTTCAAGTTCTGAACTTTCCAAGATCTGAACATGCCCcagtatgccagctgttgtactgtactactgtacttttcaaggtactatactgtaagattaaaatgttttattttttgcatttgttttttatgtattatttgtatgaaaagtattataaatctattacagTACAGTCCTATGTAGCCAattgttagttgggtacctaggctaactttgctaGACTTATGAACAATTGCACTTATGAATGCACTCTTGGAATGAAACTTGTTCACatgtagggaacttactgtatACTATAATTGACCCTCACTTAAACTTCTGAATTCATACCTGGGTGTTTCATAGTCAGACCATAGGACCTTCAAATCACTCCTTACTGTGAATCTAAAATGCATGGTATGAATACTGGAAATCTGAATGCTAAACTTGCAAATATCAAAATACTACTACTATTGTTTGTCAAGCATGGACTCCAAAAACGTGATTTAACCAGGTTGACATTCTTTAAATAACTGAAATTCACATAATTAAGCTTCTCTGAGGGAAAAACTTTCAAGTAGAGCATAAATATTAAGCTTGAAAATCCAATAGGGGGAAAGTTTGAGACATCTTATTTCAGATCATTTTATCCATGATGGATGCATTCACCATTTAGAAAACAATTTCTGATCTGCATACTCATTTGAATAGGGTCCAGTTGGCATCAGAAGTAGGGCATCTTGGATAAACTATCCTGTGACttgtggtgggggagggaaagcTCTGGAGCCTTGATTTTAAAGGGTACCAGTGACACATATCCAATACCATGCTTTACAAGGAAGCTGGGCACACAGCCTGCCTTCCTCCATCTCCATTGCAAGCCTGGAAACAAGCCTGTCTGTGCTTTTGTGAATGTGAACCTACATCAGGTTGAGCCAACTCAACCAGTGGGAAATACAAATGCcctcttcatttttattcagaAGATCAGAAGCTTGCATTGCAGAGCTTCCTAGAACAGCATGCCAGAGAAACTCTAGGAAGTAGAGCTTCCTTAAAGAAGGCACATCCTGCCGTTAGCCATGGCACATTTTCAGAGGGCCAGAGAAAAtccttaaaaggaaaaagaggagcTTGAGCTAGGGCAAGGTTGCTATCATTTAATGCCCAAACACAAGGATACATCTATTTATAAATAGCTAGGAGAACATCTCACTGGGGATGATGAATAAACAAGAGCTGAACTTAAAGGGCCTTCCATACCTAATAAGATCATATTGTGCTTCATTGATTGTAGAATCTGCCTTAGGAGATTGTATGTTTTTATTCTTGGAGTTAGTCTGatgatatattcaatattttcctATGTTTTGCAATGGTGTGAGGATTAGCAGAGTAAAATGCTGACAACTGCACACTCGGTCAcccctgggtttgaatccaggttGAACCATGTTCTAGCTTTCTTATCTTAGGCAAAttaacttaacctctctgaggacTTCAATTTTCACCATCGATAAGTTGAGAGTAATAAAGCactgatttagcgactgaacaaccacaataCAGCACCTGATTCACGACGTTAACGTAATGATTCAGTGAGCAAAGCACTGACAGAGCCCTCAGAACAGGGCCTGACACACAGGAAGAGATTCTGTCTTTTCCCACCTGGAAGAAAGGTGACTAGGGACAAATTTTGCCAATCTAAAACCcttctttgatttcatttttccttaAGTATTTGGAAACAAAGCAACTCTCTGACCCTAAGATCACAAAGCTGTAAATTAGTACCATTGGGGTTTAAAGAATCCTGACAAGAATGTAAGATATAGTAGTCAAGGATCCTTTGTGGAAGGGAGTCATATATTGATACTAATTCAATTAACACTTACCAAGTTCTTATGTGCCTGGCCTTATGCTTGTGCTCAGGATACAGTCTTCCTGATGAACAAGAGGTACAGGGCTTGCTTTCTATACTTGGGCTGGACTTTGAAGGACTTGGAAGAATTCAAAGAAGGAAGTTACAAAAAATAGTCTTGACAAAGGTTTTGAGATAAGATAAAGATggtggacatggaagaacagaaagCTTATTTGGAGCGGTTTCTGCTTATAAAAGGCCAGAGAACTTGATACCATAGTGATAAGAAAAGGAACAATTGAGGTTTCAAACAAGGGCAAGAAGTAAGCAAGTATGTATGTGGCACACAAGAAGAACGGGGAGGAAAACTGGATAGAGCCTGGGAATATGGACAGCTTACAATCTATTTCAGGATTCCAGAGGTGAAATAAGGTCCAGTTTACACTAGTGGGTGACAGAAATAGTAAGGAAGACTACAGAGAGGCATTTTAAGGAAAGAATTGATGGTACTTGGTAATTGAACCTTGAGATAAGGGAGAGAGAAGAATTAAAGGCAATTCCATGTCTGACTCCTAACCAGTTGAGATGAATAAAGCATTAACATGGCTCAAAGTACAGAATCTCTTTAGATTACTTAGTTTCAAGATAGTCAGTTTTATAGATTGATTTTATCAATGAAGAGTTTCTGAATCAAAGCAGCACATGAAAAATTAGTAGCAGAGATGGAATGAAATTTCCAATCCAGTGCTTCTTTCTACTACTACACCAAAAGAAAGGTCACATAAAGCAGACTCCAATTCAAACTCTCTGTACAAGCTGTGAGGCCTCATTCTGCCTGAGCCTTGGAGCAATTACCTAACTCACAAGATTGTGAAAAACGAAGCAAATGATGTTTAACTAAATAGAGCTCAACAGCTGTTGGGCTTTCACTCTACTATACTTTACTTCAACCTTGATTAGACTCTGCAGAGcatcttttcttctgaaattGTATGAACTCATGGACCAAGGCAACACATATTCAGGAACTACCAGAAGAGAATTCCTGAAGCCCTCTTGTATTCCTTAAAGGATTTACTCGATGGTAATGGAAGAAAGGGTGTTTGGTTGGTACGGGAAACACGGTAAAGGACTCTGTCATCTGATTAAGAGACCAAATCACAGACAGGTGCAGCATAAACCAAGCAGCAATGAGCAAACAAAGCCGGTCCATACACATCCAGATGGATGCTCAAGAGGGGGACCACCAGCAATAGTATGTCAAAACCCAGATGCCAACCTAGACTGCCAGAATGTCAGAGCTGGAAGAAACGCCCAGtcatttatggatgaggaaaccgaAGACAGGGAGGGTAGTGTGTCAAGGagggtgtgcagcaaagtgaaaggAGAAAGACAGTGAGGTGGTTAAGAGTACAGACACTGGAATCACATCATGTAGATCTGAAccaaattacttaacttctcttgGCCTCACTTgatgatcttatttttaaaatggaaaaaataataccaTCTGTTAGAGGAGGCTTCACACAAAATGCTTAATGAAAAGTGCCAGGCAGAGCTGGTTCTGAGCATCTTTTGAATTTTGACACTTACCCCTCCTGACCTGCACACGAAGTTATCATATGTGCTCTAACGCATGACTGTTGTGAGCAAGTGAACAGAAAGCCATTGTTCCCTCAGTTTTCTTCCCAACCTCCTAAGACCACAAGACCCAGACCACGGAGCTATTGCCAACACCCCCCATCCCTGCACTGGAAATATGGAAGGCGTATGGTAAGACAGGAATAGCAAGagttaagagaaaaacaaaacttggCTGCTGTATTAGTCCCTGTGGCAGTCAGCCAAGGCTCTTTGTGGCCAAGGAGAACTTGAAGGAATGGGAAGCACCTTAAAGGGGTAACTTGTTTCCTCTCTGGGGGGAAGGGTTTTCCTTACAATGGCTAAAGTCATTTATCTCTCAACCAAAGGATGAGATTTCCTGATATAAATTACTCACCAttgtaaaaatgtataaaaaattttattaggcAAGTGattgctatgtgccaggtactaaaCTAAGcactttctatatatatattagctCATTTATTCCTCATAATAACTCTATGAGATAGGTATCAGTATTGCAATGTTGATTTTGAAgtctgagaaaacagaaaacagaggcATAGAGAATTAATTAGCTGAGATTTCAGAACTTGTAAGTAAAGGGGGCAGGATTT
It contains:
- the LOC531196 gene encoding small ribosomal subunit protein uS15-like — its product is MGRMRAPGKGLSQSALAYRRSVPTWLKLTSDNVKEQIYKLAKKGLTPSQIRVILRDSHGVVQVHFVTGNRILRILKSKRLAPDLPEDLYHLIKKAIAIRKHLERNRKDKDAKLRLILIESHIHQLAQYYKNK